Sequence from the Salvelinus alpinus chromosome 27, SLU_Salpinus.1, whole genome shotgun sequence genome:
ccacagcccggttcgacctgtgcctgcactctggaggggccgggctaaagtgggcattcagcctggaggagtggtgccaaggctgcgcaccagagctccagtgctcccccacagcccggtctatccggtgcctcctctacgcaccaggcctcctgtaggtctccccagcctggtggggcctgtggcagccccacgcaccaggctgtctctgtgtctcctccctccagagtctccctccagcccgcagccgccagagtctccctccagcccggagctgccagagtctccctccagcccggagccgccagagtctccctcctgtccggagccgccagaatctccctcctgtctggagccgccagagtctccctccagcccggagctgccagagtctccctccagcccggagccgccagagtctccctcctgtccagagccgccagagtctccctcctgtccggagctgccagagtcgccctcctatTCGGGGCCCGCTGTTCTCCCTCCACATCGTTGTTCTCCCTCCACATCGTCGTTCTCCCTCCACATCGTCGTTCTCCCTCCACATCGTCGTTCTCCCTCCACGTCGTCGTTCTCCCTCCACGTCGTCGTTCTCCCTCCACGTCGTCGTTCTCCCTCCACGTCGTCGTTCTCCCTCCACGTCGTCGTTCTCCCTCCACATCGTCGTTCTCCCTCCACATCGTTGTTCTCCCTCCACGTCGTCGTTCTCCCTCCACATCGTCGTTCTCCCTCCACGTCGTTGTTCTCCCTCCACGTCGTCGTTCTCCCTCCACGTCGTTGTTCTCCCTCCACATCGTCGTTCTCCCTCCACGTCGTCGTTCTCCCTCCACGTCGTTGTTCTCCCTCCCCGTCGTTGTTCTCCCTCCCCGTCGTTGTTCTCCCTCCACGTCGTCGTTCTCCCTCCACATCGTCGTTCTCCCTCCACGTCGTCGTTCTCCCTCCACATCGTCGTTCTCCCTCCACATCGTCGTTCTCCCTCCACATCGTCGTTCTCCCTCCACGTCGTCGTTCTCCCTCCACGTCGTCGTTCTCCCTCCACGTCGTCGTTCTCCCTCCACATCGTTGTTCTCCCTCCACATCGACTTCATGATGCTGGTGGTTTaatgttctcagtcagacagccaGTGGTAGCAGAAGCAAGAGGCAAGGCAGGTGAAATCTAGCAACCTACAAGTgatagtataataataataataatttgtttaATTTGCAAATCGCTTTTTTCACACCAAAGGcgctgatttttttttattttatcaaagcaatctaaaacacagaacattgTAAGCAGACAACAATCAAAATGCTATTTACATGTGTTGTCACTGAATTAACATACTGTAGGTCTTAGAAAGCTTTAGCATAGCAGTCCACTGCAAAGAAGTGATTTGGGAGACTGGGCGACCTGCCTTAAAGTAGGCTAAACAGAGAACGCCCAGAATTCAAGCCCTGACCTACATTTTAGCAGGCAGTGGCGCTGTATGAGGCGCTATAACAACACACATCTAATGGCTAAGTACGGGGGGGTACACATCACCATAAAATAAAGCCTAGGCTGTTTTTAGTCACATATTATAATCACAATAAGATGCATCATGCCCATAAGGGGGCAAACGGGCACGTGCCCCCCTTGGtcctgtttctctgtaatactactagtcACTATTACCCAGAAGCCATTGCAGGCTATCAATCAAATTTAGAGTAGCTAGACTGTCTGACTATCTTAGCTGGTATATCTGCTGGAAAGGTTGATAGattttagaaaagcaagcaataactaaatgtattgaataagactcacatttctttcaatcttttacccagatttgagcagtgatgcagagaagcatatttagtcAGGAGGATAAAGAAAGCTTAAAAGAAGCATGCTGAGATATGAAGAAACATTTACATATGTTTTACATAGAACTAAGCCTAATGATTAtgtctctagattgcaggaaaaggctgtttcaggtgtttgtaaAAATGCTTCATTCTCCTAGCCTAGCCCCCCTCTAGACCAACCCTCAGCCATCTTCACATACTTTTGTGTCCCTTCAGGTTGTTGGGGTGTGACACCCTTGAATAATGAAACAACCTTTTTCCCCCCATGCACAGGAGAAACATGGCTTATATTAATTAAATcataggaatgtgttcttaactgacttaaaggttaaataaaaaaataaaaaataggtaGCTTCAcatgaaacgttgattaatgatTTCTAATAACATtctaataatatattttttaaatctgaagGTCATTTTGGCATTTTTACATGTCAACATTGCAGGGCCTCAGTATACGTTTAAATACAGACCATATCTATTAATTAATCTACAATAAATACATAACTTGTAAATAATGCAATGGTCACAATTTGTTGTAGCTAAATAGCACCAACTGAGGAAGAGCGTCCCCTCAGAGCCAGCTGCCTACTGCGCATGTTATATTTCTTCCAAGCCCCGTCTTTCATAGCCTAGTCCCATATCTCTTTGGGATCTTGCCAACTCCTGGTCAGTCATTTGTGATGTTTGGCATTAACATGCTGTGACAAGGATTTGGCGGTTATGACAGTAACCTTTTCAATGTGTTGAACTATTTTCTTTCTCATTTGTTCTTGTGACAACTAGTGGAAAGATAAGAGAGAAATAATTGTCAGTGCAACGTCGTTCGACAcgttgtaggccgtcattgtaaataagaatgtgttcttaactgacttgcctatttaaataatcgttaagtaaatacaaataaataaacagagagagagagagaaagacgagcATGGTATTACATAAAGCCTGGCACCTAGGCTACCTTCCGCAGAACTCATGTCTGAAAATTTCCCGCGAGTTGCTAACGGGGCGGGTCCAACTTCAGGAAATATGGTATCTGATTGGACTGATACAGATTCCGCGCCAAATATGCAAAGTAGAGTGTGTCACATGGACTAATCAAGCGTCAGAACTGAGTTCACCGCGTACTTTGTGGCGCGAAAATCTTGCACTTCTGTAAAGACCCATGCAGAAACGGTCACGTCGGAGTCTGTAGAAGTTTGTTATATTTGGAAAATATAGAATTACGCAATGGCGGCTGATTCTGTGGACGATCGGGAGatgagagaggcacagagagaatATCTGGATTTCTTAGATGACGATGTAAGTAGCATAACTGCTTGAAAATATAAATCTTATTTGTATGCCTACGGACAAATGGAAACCATGCGGCGATGAGTGAcaatagagagcaatagtaaatggcgtctttttgtagcCACGAACTCCTTCATTGTTCGTTGAGCAAAGCCGATCGGGAAATGAATATAGTTTTTCGATAAACGCCGAGAATAAGTGATGTGggaaacacaggcttaggagagcATATACGTTTtatgttctatgagataatcttcatcaaCTAACATCACTTTTATGCGTTTTGAAGCGTTTATGTAATAATAAAACAAACGTATTGTAACGAGGCACATAACAGTTAagtcttcataattcataaaggtcatgttaactgactggtattatctcatagaacagaACCTAAATGATCGCCTAAGCCcatgttaacctcagaccttattttcgaaGTTTATTCCAAAACTCTTTTAATTTACATTATTTCCCCCCATAAGAATGTCTCAAATGACCATATCTACGTCATTTACGGTTTTTAATCATTACAAGCTAGCGAACTCTATAAAATCAAAGTTAGCAACTCTTCGACAATGTTCTTACTATCTACCGCACATTTTTTATAAACAACCAAATGCGTTGTTTGTTAAATGTTACTAAATAAGGTGGCTAATTAACCAAGTAGCTATATGTTGCTAGCTAAGTAGCCACCAGATAATGTTAGATGATACTGATAGCCAGTAATGGTGCAAGTGCATGGAGTTGAGAATGCAGCCAATCACTCGACCCGGATAGGGTCTAATGGCgttctcctctgtgtgtgtggttcccCGACGCAGCAAGACCAGGGGGTCTACCAGAGCAAGGTACGGGACATGGTCAGCGAGAACAAGAACCGACTCATCGTGAACGTCAACGACCTGAGACGACGCAACGAAGCGCGGGCTaccaggtatacacacacacacacattaacctgGTGTACCATTATACCATGAATGCCTATCGTGTTCGCTTGTAGTTGAGTGATCCACAATGTGGTCTTTAATTTCTTTGTACCGTCAACTATTGTCATTGTGGAGTGACACTAATACATTTTGATAACAGTAACTACACTGTATTTACACTGTATTTACACACTTTAGAGTTGCATAGTTATACACACCTGTGTACAATACAATTGCATTATccatggggctcccgagtggcgcagcggtctaaggcactgcgtgtcagtgctagaggcgttactacagaccctggtttgatcccgggctgtttttaaaacaatgaaaacatattttttgtccAACATTTGGACAGTCTTCATCAggatataatgacaaacactgtggGTTGACTCGTTTATTTAGCGTCAAAAGACaagacacaggtgtctgtaatcatggccgggtgtggcctgatatcgttggttaattctcatatattaaaatagcatacaaaaaacgtaaatggatagcatacgatcatagatacatTTTGGCTACATAAGCCTACAAACAAACTGTatgacaaccggccgtgattgggagtcccatagggcggcgtgcaattggcccagcgtcgtccgggttagggaagggtttgaccggggtaggggagggtttgaccggggtaggggggGTTTGactgggggaggggagggtttgaccggggtaggccgtcattgtaaaataagaatttgttcttaactgacttgcctggtttaaataaagcttaaataaaAAATTGTGCGTTGACATCAGGATAAGTGATATCTATTACATGTTAGTTGATTACATTAACACAGCTATGATATGTCCGACATAATGTCCTGATATATTTATATGTCCGACATAATGTCCTGATATATTTATATGTCCGACATAATGTCCTGATATATTTAAACTGAGATTTTAGGTTTACGTTCATGACTAAGAATATCTATGTCATGTCGACGTAATACTATTGTGATGTAATGCCTTCCACATCAGGCAGATGAGGGGCTGCAGCCCGATTACATCACACTATGGATTTAAATTAAACTGAGGCTGTGTTCTCTTCCCAGGTTGATGTCTAATGCGTTTGAAGAGCTGCTGGCGTTCCAGCGTGCTCTGAAGGACTTTGTGGCGTCTGTAGACGCTACGTACGCCAAGCAGTACGAGGAGTTCTTCGTTGGTCTGGAGGGAAGCTTTGGGAACAAACACGTCTCCCCACGAACCCTCACCTCTCGCCTGCTGGGCAGCATGGTCTGTGTGGAGGGCATTGTCACCAAGTGTGAGTGTTTGGGAAAACTAGGTCGTGGATGTCTCTCATTCCCTAAAAAAGTGTATACATTAGGTATGTGACAAACggagaaaaaaaaattgttatgTGTTTTTCCATTAAAACGTTAATGAAAAAATTCATACATTTTCACTAGAATATACATTGCAGCTGCCAGTAACGGTTTGGTTCTCACAGTGCGTCCCTTTCAGGAAGTGCTTCCCCTCTACTACCAATTACCTGGACCTCAATTCCACCTCGCAAAAGTTTGCATTTAGTTAGGGATTTTTTTTAACGGTAAGGGTCTCAATTTAGTTTAAACGTTCTAGTTTACCTCGAGCTAGGAGGCTACTCCGGGTGTCTGGATTCTCCAGCAGCGTTCGTCCTATATGCCGCTGATAAATTGTGGCCGCCACTGCAAATAAAACATCAACAGATAACATCATCTTTGAGAACCAACAATCTgccaaaataaaaactagacagaGAGAATCTTAACGTTCCACAGATGTCatggcaaccccccccccccattgattTTCTGTTTAGAGTCACTCGGGTAGCATAAGAACAAGGCAGAATGTATTGAATTGCAGCAAATTGCAGGCCCGggagggtgtggtatatggccaacatacaaaggctaagggctgttcttgtgCACGATGCAacatggagtgcccccccccccaggtgccttattgcttttataaactggttaccaacgtaattaaagcagtaaaaaaaaaaatacatgttttgtcatacctgtggtatacggctgtcagccaatcagcattcagggctggaaccacccagtttctAATATATATTTCTGTTCATCTCTGAAGGTTCTCTGGTCCGTCCAAAAGTAGTGCGTAGCGTCCACTACTGTCCAGTCACCAAGAAGACCATGGAGCGCAAATATACAGACATGACTAGCCTGGACGCCTTCCCTTCCTCTGCTATCTACCCTAccaaggtaaacacacacacacaggagaacaaCCCTGTTGGTGACAGTTTGGTCTGTCCATCTACAAGGACCACCGAGccatcacacacactcaccacttctctctctatctctctttttctctctctctctctctctctcgctctctcctctccatccccatctctctcattttctctctctctctccctctctctctccatccctctctctaggATGAGGAGAACAACCCGTTGGAGACGGAGTTTGGTCTATCCGTCTACAAGGACCACCAGACTATAACAGTCCAGGAGATGCCAGAGAAGGCTCCTGCCGGTCAGCTTCCCCGCTCGGTGGACATCATACTGGACAATGATCTGGTGGACGTGGTCAAGCCAGGAGACAGAGTCCAGGTGATCGGGACCTACCGATGTCTGCCTGGAAAGAAGGGGGGCTATACCTCTGGAACCTTCAGGTGAGGACAGAAGGACTGAACGTCCTTTAGGTGAGGACTGAACGTCCTTTAGGTGAGGACTGAACGTCCTTTAGGTGAGGACTGAACGTCCTTTAGGTGAGGACTGAAGGACTGAACGTCCTTTAGGTGAGGACTGAAGGACTGAACGTCCTTTAGGTGAGGACTGAAGGACTGAACGTCCTTTAGGTGAGGATGGCAGGACTGAACGTCCTTTAGGTGAGGACTGAACGTCCTTTAGGTGAGGACTGAAGGACTGAACGTCCTTTAGGTGAGGACTGAATGTCCTTTAGGTGAGGACTGAAGGACTGAACGTCCTTTAGGTGAGGACTGAAGGACTGAACGTCCTTTAGGTGAGGACTGAAGGACTGAACGTCCTTTAGGTGAGGACTGAAGGACTGAACGTCCTTTAGGTGAGGACGGCAGGACTGAACGTCCTTTAGGTGAGGACTGAACGTCCTTTAGGTGAGGACTGAAGTACTGAACGTCCTTTAGGTGAGGACTGAAGGACTGAACGTCCTTTAGGTGAGGACAGAAGGACTGAATGTCCTTTAGGTGAGGACTGAAGGACTGAACGTCCTTTAGGTGAGGACTGAACGTCCTTTAAGTGAGGACTGAACGTCCTTTAGGTGAGGACTGAACGTCCTTTAGGTGAGGACTGAATGTCCTTTAGGTGAGGACTGAAGGACTGAACGTCCTTTAGGTGAGGACTGAAGGACTGAACGTCCTTTAGGTGAGGACTGAAGGACTGAATGTCCTTTAGGTGAGGACTGAAGGACTGAATGTCCTTTAGGTGAGGACTGAAGGACTGAATGTCCTTTAGGTGAGGGCTGAAGGACTGAACGTCCTTTAGGTGAGGACTGAAGGACTGAACGTCCTTTAAGTGAGGACTGAACGTCCTTTAGGTGAGGACTGAATGTCCTTTAGGTGAGGACTGAAGGACTGAACGTCCTTTAGGTGAGGACTGAAGGACTGAACGTCCTTTAGGTGAGGACTGAAGGACTGAACGTCCTTTAGGTGAGGACTGAAGGACTGAACGTCCTTTAGGTGAGGACGGCAGGACTGAACGTCCTTTAGGTGAGGACTGAACGTCCTTTAGGTGAGGACTGAAGTACTGAACGTCCTTTAGGTGAGGACTGAAGGACTGAACGTCCTTTAGGTGAGGACAGAAGGACTGAATGTCCTTTAGGTGAGGACTGAAGGACTGAACGTCCTTTAGGTGAGGACTGAACGTCCTTTAAGTGAGGACTGAACGTCCTTTAGGTGAGGACTGAACGTCCTTTAGGTGAGGACTGAAGTACTGAACGTCCTTTAGGTGAGGACTGAAGGACTGAACGTCCTTTAGGTGAGGACTGAAAGACTGAACGTCCTTTAGGTGAGGACGGCAGGACTGAACATCCTTTAGGTGAGGACTGAATGTCCTTTAGGTGAGGACTGAAGGACTGAATGTCCTTTAGGTGAGGACTGAAGGACTGAATGTCCTTTAGGTGAGGACTGAAGGACTGAATGTCCTTTAGGTGAGGGCTGAAGGACTGAACGTCCTTTAGGTGAGGACTGAAGGACTGAACGTCCTTTAAGTGAGGACTGAACGTCCTTTAGGTGAGGACTGAAGGACTGAACGTCCTTTAGGTGAGGACAGAAGGACTGAACGTCCTTTAGGTGAGGACAGAAGGACTGAACGTCCTTTAGGTGAGGACTGAAGGACTGAACGTCCTTTAGGTGAGGACTGAAGGACTGAACGTCTTTCAGATCTGAAATACGAAACACCCTAAAAGTTGACAGTGCCGTCTGAAAAAATATacacttaaaaaaatatacactTCACACAAACACTATAACTTGACTTGTGTTATTACGAGACATTGTTAAGTGACACAGTGCCATTTTCAGCGTTTCTGTCAGGAAGTTGATAAGGGACGTTTCTGTCAGGAAGTTGAATTTCTTCCTCTGTTCTCCAGGACCATCATGATAGCCTGTCAGGTGAAACAGATGAGTAAAGAAGTGTCTCCCTACTTCTCCGCGGACGACGTCGCCAAGATCAAACTCTTCAGCAAGTCAAAGATGGTAAAGACACTGATACGTTTTCCCTCTAGCTATCACTGTGGATACATCTCAgtagtctctctagtctacaccttTCCTCGATCTGACAAGATGGGATAGTCCAAGAGCGACAAATCACCTGGCATCTCAAATAACTCTTCTTTCTGTGGTCAGGGATTGCCTCATTCCCTCAAACATACGTCTGTTCTTCCTGTCTGTCCTATCCAGGATGTGTTTGACCAGCTGTCCCGCTCCTTAGCCCCCAGTATCCACGGTCACGAATACATTAAGAAGGCCATCCTGTGTATGTTGTTGGGAGGAGTGGAGAAGATTCTGGAGAATGGGTCACGTATCAGAGGAGACATCAATGTACTGCTCATAGGTACTGAGACGACGTCtcgctggtctctctctctcggtctttcaCCTACTGTACATCCCTGTCTGTTAAGCGGATGAAACGGTGGGTCGTGACTTAATGTCCAAGCTTAAGATTTGGGAGTTATCTGTCACGACAGACTGTTATTAACAGGAACACTCAGTCAATTTGGTTTGCTGCCTAGCTTTTTGAAACATTTGGTTCTGGGTTACGACGTTAGTTTGTGAATAATTTAACTTGTTAGTCTGTGTTAACATTGTTACAGTGTAGAACTATATCCCATGTTTTATTTCATGTCACCTTTTTAGttaactaagcaagtcaattacgaacaaattcttatttacaatgacggcctaccccggccaaacccggacgacgctgggccaattgtgcgccgccctatgggacacacaatcgcggccggatgtgatacagcttggattcgaaccagggactgtagtgacgcctcttgcactgagatgcagtgccttagaccgctgcgccactcgggatcaCATGTAAGAAtgacccgtctctctctccctccactaggTGACCCGTCGGTGGCTAAATCCCAGCTGCTCCGTTATGTTCTGCACACGGCACCCCGAGCCATCCCAACCACCGGCCGAGGGTCATCTGGGGTCGGCCTGACCGCTGCTGTTACCACTGACCAGGAGActggtatagacacacacacacacacacacatacacacacacacacttacaagtTAAAGTTTTACTGAAAGAGAAAAATCATAGCTGACACAATGGTGTCATGAATGATCGTATAACATTAAAAAATGAAGTCAATTAACTAAATCACTtgacaatgaaataacacattaatTGGCTGTGCATTAAATAACTGAACGACCCAAAATGACTCACTgagcccccctctcctcccctactctttctccccgtctctctctctcgctctccccgtctctctctctcgctctccccgtctctctctcgctctccccgtctctctctctcaccccgtctctctctccctccctccacgtctctctctctctctcccctactctgcTCCTCATCAGGTGAGCGTCGTCTGGAAGCTGGGGCGATGGTTCTGGGGGACAGGGGCGTGGTCTGTATCGATGAGTTTGACAAGATGTCCGACATGGACCGTACAGCCATCCACGAGGTGATGGAGCAGGGCCGTGTCACCATCGCCAAGGCTGGTATCCATGCCAGGCTCAACGCCCGCTGCTCCGTGCTGGCTGCTGCCAACCCCGTCTACGGCAGAGTGAGTCTTCCCTTTTATTGCGTCCGAACACTTTGTTATAAAACATGTATACAATGAACAGTAAAATGAACCTATCCTTCTTTTTAAAGAACTTCCCATCTCCTCATGTTAGTACACTTTGGTCTTAGAGACTTGGAGAAGCTGTCTTCTACCACAACCTGACTTTCCTCTGCCTAGGGACAGATTATTTAAATTATGAAacggtctctctgtctgtctgtctctgtctctctctctctctctctctctctctctctctctctctctctctctctctctctctctctctctgtctctctcttttttcagTTTGACCAGACTCCTTTGGAAAACATTGGTCTGCAGGACTCTCTCTCTAGAAGTTATCTAATCctttctctcctccgtctctctctctccagtacgATCAGTATAAGACTCCTATGGAGAACATTGGTCTGCAGGACTCTCTGTTGTCTCGGTTTGACCTGCTCTTCATTATGTTGGACCACATGGAtgcagagcaggacagagagatCTCAGACCACGTCCTCAGGATGCATCGATACAGAGACCCCCGCGAACAGGACGGGACAGGTAACACTCTActactaaccacagatctaggatcagatgtaCCACCAGGGACAGGTAACACTActactaaccacagatctaggatcagatgtaCCACCAGGGACAGGTAACACTActactaaccacagatctaggatcagatgtaCCACCAGGGACAGGTAACACTActactaaccacagatctaggagcaGATGTACCACCAGGGACAGGTAACACTActactaaccacagatctaggatcagatgtaCCACCAGGGACAGGTAACACTActactaaccacagatctaggatcagatgtaCCACCAGGGACAGGTAACACTActactaaccacagatctaggatcagatgtaCCACCAGGGACAGGTAACACTActactaaccacagatctaggatcagatgtaccaccagagacaggtaacactactactaaccacagatctaggatcagatgtaccaccagagacaggtaacactactactaaccacagatctaggatcagatgtaCCACCagagacagttaacactctgataCACCACTAGGTGGCAGGATAGGTTTCTCTCTGGTGAAAACAGAGAATGATTTATGCCAGTGATCATCAGCCCTGGTCCTTCAGAGCTACTGGTTCTGCAGGCCTGATTCAACCTGATTCAACCTGATTCAACCTGATTCAACCTGATTCATCCTGATTCAACCTGATTCATCCTGATTCAACCTGATTCATCCTGATTCAACCTGATTCATCCTGATTGAACCTGATTCAACCTGATTCATCCTGATTCATCCTGATTCAACCTGATTCATCCTGATTCATCCTGATTCAACCTGATTCAACCTGATTCATCCTGATTCAACCTGATTCATCCTGATTCAACCTGATTCATCCTGATTCATCCTGATTCAACCTGATTCATCCT
This genomic interval carries:
- the mcm3 gene encoding DNA replication licensing factor MCM3, with translation MAADSVDDREMREAQREYLDFLDDDQDQGVYQSKVRDMVSENKNRLIVNVNDLRRRNEARATRLMSNAFEELLAFQRALKDFVASVDATYAKQYEEFFVGLEGSFGNKHVSPRTLTSRLLGSMVCVEGIVTKCSLVRPKVVRSVHYCPVTKKTMERKYTDMTSLDAFPSSAIYPTKDEENNPLETEFGLSVYKDHQTITVQEMPEKAPAGQLPRSVDIILDNDLVDVVKPGDRVQVIGTYRCLPGKKGGYTSGTFRTIMIACQVKQMSKEVSPYFSADDVAKIKLFSKSKMDVFDQLSRSLAPSIHGHEYIKKAILCMLLGGVEKILENGSRIRGDINVLLIGDPSVAKSQLLRYVLHTAPRAIPTTGRGSSGVGLTAAVTTDQETGERRLEAGAMVLGDRGVVCIDEFDKMSDMDRTAIHEVMEQGRVTIAKAGIHARLNARCSVLAAANPVYGRYDQYKTPMENIGLQDSLLSRFDLLFIMLDHMDAEQDREISDHVLRMHRYRDPREQDGTAMAFGGSVDILATEDPDSVQEEQEELQVYEKHNNLLHGTKRRREKIVSKEFMRKYIHIAKVLTPTLTQEAANHIAEEYSRLRSQEQLGSDISRTSPITARTLETLIRLSSAHAKARMSKVVELEDSEVAVELVQFAYFKKVLEKEKKRGRKEQESGSEEEEETTQRTPRSEKKRSRRGSQSSEVYDPYDFAGEKDIPEIQAGTPKPAEEEPMDAPVPPSQDGQTEVSADRLKEFKSSLLEVFRSAHAQSVGMNSLMESVNKDRDGPFTLTEVRAALARMQDDNQIMLADDIIFLI